A region of Candidatus Desulfarcum epimagneticum DNA encodes the following proteins:
- the bcd gene encoding Acyl-CoA dehydrogenase, short-chain specific — MTMEFKEKAPCQTYFGRAHEMIRRSVREFVQKEVKPFIDEWEKAGTFPREIYRKAGEMGILGIGYPEELGGTPGDIFFTVAANEEIMRSGSGGFAASLGTLHIALPPIVRHGTERQKEKFVKPVIRGERIAALAVTEPGGGSDVAAIQTGAVDKGDHFVVNGSKTFITNGGAADHSACAVRTGGPGHSGISLLVIESDSPGYSTSAPLKKTGWRASNTAEIFFNDCVVPKENLIGEKDAGFYIMMENFQGERLALAVMAYMTARMALEEALEYSKKRKAFGKTLAGFQVTRHKLADMTTLATVAREFALRVAAKMDSGIDQIAEVSMAKNFACSVCDRVVYDAVQIFGGYGYMEGFLVERLARDSRILSIGGGTTEMMKEIIAKSIF, encoded by the coding sequence ATGACCATGGAATTCAAAGAAAAGGCCCCATGTCAGACATATTTCGGCAGGGCCCATGAGATGATTCGGCGAAGCGTCAGGGAATTTGTCCAAAAAGAGGTCAAACCGTTCATCGACGAGTGGGAAAAGGCCGGGACATTTCCCCGGGAGATTTACCGAAAGGCCGGGGAAATGGGAATTTTGGGCATCGGCTATCCCGAGGAGCTGGGCGGGACCCCCGGGGACATCTTTTTCACGGTGGCGGCCAACGAGGAGATCATGCGCTCCGGGTCCGGGGGATTCGCGGCGTCTTTGGGAACGCTGCACATCGCCCTTCCTCCCATTGTCCGGCATGGAACCGAGAGGCAGAAGGAGAAATTCGTCAAACCGGTCATCCGGGGTGAGCGGATCGCGGCCCTTGCCGTGACCGAGCCCGGCGGCGGGTCGGACGTGGCGGCCATTCAAACCGGGGCGGTTGACAAAGGGGACCATTTTGTGGTCAATGGAAGCAAGACGTTTATCACCAACGGCGGAGCCGCCGATCACAGCGCCTGCGCTGTTAGAACCGGCGGCCCGGGGCATTCGGGAATCAGCCTTCTGGTGATTGAGTCCGACTCCCCGGGGTATTCGACGTCCGCGCCTTTGAAAAAAACCGGGTGGCGCGCCTCGAACACGGCGGAGATTTTTTTCAATGACTGCGTGGTTCCCAAAGAAAATCTCATCGGGGAAAAAGACGCCGGTTTTTATATCATGATGGAAAATTTTCAGGGCGAGCGCCTGGCCCTGGCCGTCATGGCGTATATGACCGCCCGGATGGCCCTGGAGGAGGCGCTTGAATACTCCAAAAAAAGAAAGGCGTTCGGCAAAACCCTGGCCGGTTTCCAGGTCACCCGTCATAAGCTGGCGGACATGACCACCCTGGCCACAGTGGCCCGGGAGTTCGCCCTTCGGGTGGCGGCCAAAATGGATTCCGGGATCGACCAGATCGCCGAGGTGTCCATGGCCAAGAATTTCGCCTGCTCTGTCTGCGATCGCGTGGTGTATGACGCGGTCCAGATATTCGGGGGCTATGGATACATGGAGGGTTTTCTGGTCGAGCGGCTGGCCCGGGACAGCCGGATTTTGTCCATTGGCGGGGGAACCACGGAGATGATGAAGGAAATTATAGCAAAATCAATATTTTGA
- a CDS encoding hypothetical protein (Evidence 5 : Unknown function), producing MESHPWAVEWEMPESDDKWFKIITMNFVLSRRIQN from the coding sequence ATGGAAAGCCATCCCTGGGCCGTCGAATGGGAGATGCCGGAATCAGACGACAAATGGTTTAAAATTATCACAATGAATTTTGTCCTGTCAAGGCGGATTCAAAATTAG
- a CDS encoding putative K+-dependent Na+/Ca+ exchanger (Evidence 3 : Putative function from multiple computational evidences) gives MEMFSYLFLFCAAGFILLYYGAEWLVKGSSSLAGDLGVTPIVIGLTVVAFGTSAPELVVSVISSVRGKSMIAVGNVIGSNICNIALVLGMSCFLRPIECAPSIVRRDIPLMLAISLYLFLISINSVIGRLEGATLFAGIILYTLYNYRGALNESGQGDVDRKFCIISEVKEIGCVNSRKTQIFLILTGIAGVTSGAELVVDSATKMMKILGVGEKFIGLTIVAFGTSLPELATSVVAAMRKEMDISVGNLVGSNVFNILSVLGAASLVRPIHIPGGFFQSGLIIDYAVMMAISALPWLMMRKTPVLTKKDGLILLACYTGYIGWLIAKA, from the coding sequence ATGGAAATGTTTTCATATCTTTTTTTGTTTTGCGCGGCGGGCTTTATTCTTCTTTACTACGGGGCCGAATGGCTGGTGAAGGGGTCCTCAAGCCTGGCCGGGGATCTGGGCGTGACGCCCATTGTCATCGGTCTGACAGTGGTGGCCTTCGGGACCTCGGCGCCTGAGCTGGTGGTCAGCGTGATCTCGTCCGTCCGGGGAAAATCCATGATCGCGGTGGGAAACGTCATCGGCAGCAATATCTGCAACATCGCACTGGTGCTGGGGATGTCCTGTTTTCTGCGGCCCATCGAGTGCGCCCCCTCCATTGTCAGGCGCGACATCCCTTTGATGCTGGCCATTTCCCTGTATCTTTTCCTGATCTCGATCAATTCCGTCATTGGACGGCTGGAGGGCGCCACCCTCTTCGCGGGCATCATTCTCTACACCCTCTACAATTACCGCGGCGCCTTGAATGAATCCGGACAGGGAGACGTGGATCGGAAATTCTGCATCATATCGGAGGTCAAAGAGATCGGGTGCGTGAACTCCCGGAAAACCCAGATATTTTTGATCCTCACAGGCATCGCCGGGGTCACGTCCGGAGCCGAACTCGTGGTGGATTCCGCCACCAAAATGATGAAAATACTGGGGGTGGGGGAAAAATTCATCGGGCTCACCATCGTGGCCTTCGGCACCTCCCTGCCCGAGCTTGCCACCTCGGTGGTGGCGGCCATGCGAAAAGAAATGGACATCAGCGTGGGCAACCTGGTGGGAAGCAATGTGTTCAACATCTTAAGCGTGCTGGGCGCCGCCTCCCTGGTGAGACCCATCCATATCCCCGGGGGATTTTTCCAGAGCGGTCTGATCATCGACTACGCGGTGATGATGGCCATCAGCGCCCTGCCCTGGCTCATGATGAGAAAAACCCCGGTTTTAACAAAAAAAGACGGCCTCATTCTCCTGGCCTGCTACACGGGATATATCGGATGGCTGATCGCAAAAGCGTAA
- a CDS encoding membrane hypothetical protein (Evidence 5 : Unknown function) produces MADRKSVIPWTRLKAFLFSDKTAGRVPWAMAGILLAYALLFYFRLSFADDLDLIPLMEKYDAGALSLKDFFLAHRESHFHAGAYFLLVPLMILTGWNNLWGVVLNAFLLILSHQALSRHLRRMAFSGDDAMKWAAALTAFFLFSLDQAGNLLSSWQIAVFMNLFATVAGIVLFSREELHYGHFFPGVFCAAVAVYNFSTGLALLPTLGLMLVFHPEPTRRRRVVMILLWLAFSMALAFHFKTAVLAGAGHTDMSTGSKMAFVLIYSLKYLGSSISRYASDWVIPFSAAGLFFAAAQVRLLMVRFKTPILPLMAPLAMMAYALVVSLITALGRLAFDTDQALVSRYISFSNFFWLGLCLMGVMALSRIKEAKRPVVWMKTDARKIIFRFLLILILMKTGNIVQVAHKTAGTSLQNQALRHRLIDSYPHAAPKDLKSFYPFGPETARRYLDYLHERKTHLFRK; encoded by the coding sequence ATGGCTGATCGCAAAAGCGTAATCCCATGGACGCGACTGAAGGCGTTTTTATTTTCCGACAAAACCGCAGGGCGCGTCCCCTGGGCCATGGCCGGGATTCTTCTGGCCTACGCCCTTTTGTTTTATTTCCGGTTGTCCTTCGCCGACGATCTGGACCTGATCCCTTTGATGGAAAAATACGACGCGGGCGCCCTTTCTCTCAAAGATTTCTTCCTGGCCCACCGGGAAAGCCATTTTCACGCCGGGGCGTACTTCCTCCTGGTCCCCCTCATGATCCTGACCGGATGGAACAACCTGTGGGGGGTTGTCCTGAACGCGTTTTTACTGATTTTGAGCCACCAGGCTCTTTCCCGTCATCTCAGGCGCATGGCGTTTTCCGGAGATGATGCCATGAAATGGGCGGCCGCCCTGACCGCGTTTTTTCTGTTCTCCCTGGACCAGGCCGGAAACCTTCTGTCCTCCTGGCAGATCGCGGTTTTCATGAATCTTTTCGCCACAGTGGCGGGAATCGTCCTCTTCTCCCGGGAAGAGCTTCATTACGGCCATTTTTTTCCAGGGGTTTTTTGCGCGGCTGTCGCCGTGTATAATTTTTCCACCGGGCTCGCCCTGCTGCCCACCCTTGGGCTCATGCTCGTGTTTCACCCGGAGCCGACGCGAAGGCGGCGTGTCGTCATGATCCTTTTATGGCTGGCCTTTTCCATGGCCCTGGCCTTTCATTTCAAGACAGCGGTTCTTGCAGGCGCCGGACATACGGACATGTCCACAGGGTCCAAAATGGCGTTTGTTTTGATTTACTCCCTGAAATACTTAGGCTCGTCCATCTCACGGTACGCCTCGGACTGGGTCATCCCATTTTCAGCGGCGGGCCTTTTTTTCGCCGCGGCCCAGGTCAGGCTCCTCATGGTCCGTTTCAAAACGCCGATTCTGCCTTTGATGGCGCCCCTGGCCATGATGGCCTACGCCCTGGTCGTGTCTTTAATCACCGCTTTGGGACGCCTGGCCTTTGACACCGACCAGGCTCTGGTGTCGCGCTACATTAGTTTCTCAAACTTTTTCTGGCTGGGCCTGTGTCTCATGGGCGTCATGGCCCTTTCCAGAATCAAAGAGGCAAAACGCCCTGTGGTGTGGATGAAAACAGACGCCCGGAAAATCATTTTCAGGTTTCTGCTCATTTTAATCCTGATGAAAACCGGGAATATTGTCCAGGTGGCCCATAAAACGGCGGGAACGTCCCTTCAAAACCAGGCGCTCAGGCACAGGCTCATCGACTCCTACCCCCATGCGGCCCCCAAAGACCTGAAGTCCTTTTATCCCTTCGGACCTGAGACGGCCAGGCGATACCTGGACTATCTGCATGAGCGCAAAACGCATCTTTTCAGAAAATAA
- the leuD gene encoding 3-isopropylmalate dehydratase small subunit, which yields MAHKGHAWTFGDDIDTDAIVPAAYLNSSDPGEFSKYCMEGARPGFARLIAPGDIIAAGKNFGSGSSREHAPMALKAAGIACVAAVSFARIFYRNAFNIGLPILECREAKKINEGDLLKIDFDQGRIANETSGETYRTHPIPPFMRSLLESGGLIRHIMSQKRP from the coding sequence ATGGCACACAAAGGACATGCGTGGACATTCGGGGACGACATTGACACGGACGCCATTGTTCCGGCGGCGTATCTGAATTCAAGCGACCCGGGGGAATTTTCAAAATACTGCATGGAGGGGGCGCGTCCGGGTTTTGCCCGGCTCATCGCCCCGGGCGACATCATCGCGGCCGGAAAAAATTTTGGGTCCGGCTCTTCCAGAGAGCACGCGCCCATGGCCCTCAAGGCCGCCGGGATCGCCTGCGTCGCGGCGGTGAGCTTCGCCCGGATTTTTTACCGGAACGCCTTTAACATCGGTTTGCCCATACTGGAATGCCGGGAGGCGAAAAAAATCAATGAAGGGGACCTTCTTAAGATTGATTTTGACCAGGGGCGAATCGCCAACGAGACATCCGGGGAGACTTACCGGACCCACCCCATTCCTCCTTTCATGCGCTCGCTTTTAGAAAGCGGTGGGCTGATCCGGCATATCATGTCCCAAAAAAGACCCTGA
- the leuC gene encoding 3-isopropylmalate dehydratase large subunit, producing MSHPMTITEKILAAHAGLDHVSPGDFITARVDMALANDITAPISIERFEKAGAQKVFDPERLALVADHFTPNKDVQSAGQVQILRNFANKHSLPHFYEGGDVGVEHALLPEKGMALPGDIVIGADSHTCSYGGLGAFATGVGSADLAAVMITGEIWLKVPASMKIVFKGALNPWVEAKDLILHVIGRTGVDGALYMAMEFDGPAIQALGVSGRLTMANMAVEAGAKNGIIAPDSVVREYVSDRALREFRFYESDPDAQYEKKLEIDAAAIEPQVAFPHLPENVKNVSEAGDIPIDQSVIGSCTNGRIEDLRTAAAVLKGQKAAKGVRLIVLPATPAIYRAALKEGLLEIFLDAGAVIGPPTCGPCLGGHMGVLAKGERAVATTNRNFRGRMGHPESEVYLSGAAVAAASAVAGKIAGPDETL from the coding sequence ATGAGCCATCCCATGACCATCACGGAAAAAATTCTGGCGGCCCACGCGGGCCTGGATCATGTCTCGCCGGGGGACTTCATCACCGCCCGGGTGGACATGGCCCTGGCCAACGACATCACCGCGCCCATCTCCATCGAACGCTTTGAAAAGGCTGGCGCCCAAAAAGTGTTTGACCCCGAAAGGCTGGCCCTTGTGGCCGATCATTTTACCCCCAACAAGGACGTCCAGTCCGCCGGGCAGGTTCAAATACTCCGGAACTTCGCGAACAAACACAGTCTGCCGCATTTTTATGAAGGCGGCGATGTCGGTGTGGAGCACGCCCTTCTGCCTGAGAAGGGAATGGCTCTGCCCGGCGACATCGTCATCGGCGCGGACAGCCACACCTGCTCCTACGGGGGCCTGGGCGCCTTTGCCACAGGGGTGGGCAGCGCCGATCTGGCGGCGGTGATGATCACCGGCGAAATATGGCTGAAAGTTCCGGCGTCCATGAAAATCGTCTTCAAAGGCGCTCTGAATCCCTGGGTGGAGGCCAAAGACCTGATCCTGCATGTCATCGGCCGGACAGGGGTGGACGGGGCGCTTTACATGGCCATGGAATTCGACGGCCCGGCCATTCAGGCCCTGGGGGTTTCCGGGCGTTTGACCATGGCCAACATGGCGGTGGAGGCCGGGGCGAAAAACGGGATCATCGCCCCCGACTCCGTGGTCCGGGAGTATGTCTCGGACCGGGCGCTTCGGGAATTTCGTTTTTATGAAAGCGATCCCGACGCCCAATATGAAAAAAAACTGGAAATCGACGCGGCCGCCATTGAGCCCCAGGTGGCCTTTCCCCATCTTCCCGAAAATGTGAAAAACGTCTCCGAAGCCGGGGACATTCCCATCGACCAGTCGGTCATCGGCTCGTGCACCAACGGAAGAATCGAGGACTTGAGGACGGCGGCCGCCGTTCTCAAAGGCCAAAAGGCGGCCAAAGGCGTTCGGCTGATCGTGCTGCCCGCCACCCCCGCCATTTACCGCGCGGCCCTGAAAGAGGGTCTTTTGGAGATTTTCCTCGACGCGGGCGCCGTCATCGGCCCCCCCACCTGCGGCCCGTGCCTGGGGGGCCACATGGGCGTTCTGGCCAAAGGAGAGCGGGCCGTGGCCACCACCAACCGCAACTTCAGGGGCCGCATGGGGCATCCGGAAAGCGAGGTTTATCTTTCAGGAGCCGCCGTGGCCGCCGCCTCGGCCGTGGCCGGAAAGATCGCCGGTCCGGACGAGACGCTGTGA
- the lepA gene encoding GTP-binding membrane protein (Evidence 2a : Function from experimental evidences in other organisms; PubMedId : 2999765; Product type f : factor) yields the protein MKHIRNFSIIAHIDHGKSTLSDRLIQAAGLVSDRDFKDQILDTMDIERERGITIKSQTVCLPYRALDGQTYSLNLIDTPGHVDFSYEVSRALASCEGALLLIDASQGVEAQTLANLYLALEHDLEIIPVINKIDLPSADIDRVKQQIEDDLGLDPDGAILASAKDGVGIEDVLESVVHRLPPPEGDPSKPLRGLIFDSHYDPFRGTVIHFRVFDGAVRPGDKIRFMWNQASYRVEETGRFKIQREPVRVISAGDVGYIIAGIKTVSDTRIGDTLTLDGNPSTEPLPGFRETKPVVFSSIYPVASDDYQDLATGLEKLKLNDAALIYEKDASAALGFGFRCGFLGLLHLEVVQERLEREYGLSLILTAPSVQYELIMNDGSAVIIDNPALYPDPTLIEAALEPFIRASIIIPDRYMGAVMKLCLDRRGVNKNYQYFASDRLEMIFELPLAEVIFDFYDVLKSITRGYGSFDYDIIDRRPADLVKMDILINGERVDALSQLVHRDRAVERARKTCEKLKEEIPRQMFKIAIQGAIGAKIISRSTVSAYRKDVTAKCYGGDITRKRKLLEKQKKGKKRMKMVGKVMIPQSAFLSALKSGSD from the coding sequence TTGAAACACATACGCAATTTCAGCATTATCGCCCATATCGACCATGGGAAATCCACCCTTTCCGACCGGCTGATTCAGGCCGCGGGCCTGGTGTCCGACCGGGATTTCAAAGACCAGATCCTGGACACCATGGACATCGAGCGGGAAAGGGGAATCACCATTAAAAGCCAGACGGTGTGCCTGCCCTACCGGGCGCTGGACGGCCAGACCTACTCCCTGAACCTCATCGACACCCCGGGCCATGTGGATTTTTCCTACGAGGTGTCCCGGGCGCTGGCGTCCTGCGAAGGGGCGCTTCTTCTCATCGACGCCAGCCAGGGCGTGGAGGCCCAGACCCTGGCCAATCTGTACCTGGCCCTTGAGCACGATCTGGAGATTATCCCGGTCATTAACAAGATTGATCTGCCATCGGCGGATATCGACCGGGTGAAACAGCAGATCGAAGACGACCTGGGGCTGGACCCGGACGGGGCCATTCTGGCATCCGCCAAGGACGGCGTGGGAATCGAGGATGTGCTGGAAAGCGTGGTCCACCGTCTGCCGCCGCCCGAAGGAGACCCGTCCAAACCCTTGAGGGGGCTGATTTTCGACTCCCACTACGATCCCTTCCGGGGAACCGTCATTCATTTCCGGGTCTTTGACGGCGCGGTCCGGCCCGGCGACAAAATCCGGTTCATGTGGAATCAGGCGTCGTACCGGGTTGAGGAGACCGGGCGGTTCAAAATACAAAGGGAGCCGGTCCGGGTCATCTCCGCCGGCGATGTGGGCTACATCATCGCGGGAATCAAGACCGTGAGCGACACCCGCATCGGCGACACCCTCACCCTTGACGGCAATCCCTCCACCGAGCCGCTGCCGGGATTCAGGGAGACCAAGCCGGTGGTGTTCTCCTCCATTTATCCCGTGGCCTCAGACGATTATCAGGACCTTGCCACGGGTCTGGAAAAGCTGAAATTAAATGACGCGGCGCTGATTTATGAAAAAGACGCCTCCGCGGCGCTGGGATTCGGTTTCAGATGCGGTTTCCTGGGTCTTTTGCATCTTGAGGTGGTTCAGGAGAGGCTGGAGCGGGAGTACGGCCTGTCGCTGATTCTCACCGCCCCTTCGGTGCAATATGAGCTGATCATGAACGACGGTTCGGCGGTGATTATCGACAACCCGGCGCTGTACCCGGACCCGACCCTGATAGAGGCCGCTCTGGAGCCCTTTATACGGGCCTCCATCATTATTCCCGACCGTTATATGGGGGCGGTGATGAAACTCTGTCTCGACCGGAGGGGGGTGAACAAAAATTACCAGTATTTTGCCAGCGATCGCCTGGAGATGATTTTTGAGCTTCCCCTTGCCGAGGTGATTTTTGATTTTTATGACGTCCTTAAATCCATCACCCGGGGCTACGGGTCATTTGATTACGACATCATTGATCGAAGGCCCGCCGATCTTGTGAAGATGGACATTCTCATCAACGGGGAGCGGGTGGACGCCCTGTCCCAGCTCGTCCACAGGGATCGCGCTGTGGAAAGGGCCAGGAAAACCTGTGAAAAGCTGAAGGAAGAAATACCCCGCCAGATGTTCAAGATCGCCATACAAGGCGCCATCGGCGCCAAGATCATTTCCCGCTCAACCGTGTCGGCCTATCGGAAGGATGTGACGGCCAAATGCTACGGCGGGGACATCACGCGAAAACGAAAACTCCTTGAAAAACAGAAAAAAGGAAAAAAGCGGATGAAAATGGTGGGAAAGGTGATGATTCCCCAGTCCGCCTTTCTTTCGGCCCTGAAATCCGGTTCCGACTGA
- a CDS encoding conserved hypothetical protein (Evidence 4 : Unknown function but conserved in other organisms), which yields MDVKDFCGGMETELKEWKAKFFDAIAKSDELGTADKEKAMAYFNNVKILVTEMEAKIDQLKTECPADWSPQKKEIDDGVVDLRSQYEETMNFIGKAAPVSVPG from the coding sequence ATGGACGTAAAAGATTTTTGTGGCGGAATGGAGACGGAACTGAAAGAGTGGAAGGCCAAATTTTTTGACGCCATCGCCAAATCCGATGAGCTGGGAACAGCGGACAAGGAAAAGGCCATGGCCTATTTCAACAATGTCAAGATCCTTGTGACCGAAATGGAGGCCAAGATCGATCAGCTCAAAACCGAATGCCCGGCCGACTGGAGCCCTCAGAAGAAAGAGATCGACGACGGCGTGGTGGATCTGCGCTCCCAGTACGAGGAGACCATGAATTTCATCGGAAAGGCCGCCCCGGTTTCCGTTCCCGGTTAG
- the iscS gene encoding Cysteine desulfurase IscS has translation MKIKMTPVNLDHISANHILPEARDKMVRAMEKNYGNPSGQNSGADEAILALDEARESVARLIHCKTPREVVFTSGGTESVNHAIKGAAFANSEKGRHIVTTNIEHNSANKSLKRLSQMGFSATSVGVDSKGRVNPDDVAKAITDETILVSVMHSNNEIGTFQPIEEISKITKEKKILFHSDAVDSVGVVPVDVQKLGVDLMSFASNPYYGPVGVGGLYVRQGVRVWPILDGGIQERNKRAGTENIIGIVGMGEAARLARENMDDRIAHIKGLRDLVIEELPNHIDNYYINGDPENGLPNLLSVAIRYIEGESIVLMLDDDGYRVSTRSACATGSLRASHVLMSIGLDHADAQGVIMVTPGIENTREDIMGFLKSLQDIVKSLRDISPLCRKTT, from the coding sequence ATGAAAATTAAGATGACCCCTGTCAATCTGGACCACATATCGGCCAATCATATCCTGCCGGAGGCGCGGGACAAAATGGTCAGGGCCATGGAAAAAAATTACGGGAACCCCTCGGGCCAGAACTCCGGCGCCGACGAGGCCATTCTGGCCCTGGACGAGGCCCGGGAATCCGTGGCGCGGCTGATTCACTGCAAAACCCCCCGGGAGGTGGTGTTCACATCCGGCGGGACCGAATCCGTGAATCACGCCATCAAGGGCGCGGCCTTCGCCAATTCGGAAAAGGGCCGCCACATTGTCACGACCAACATCGAGCACAACTCCGCCAACAAAAGCCTCAAGCGGCTCTCCCAGATGGGTTTTTCGGCGACCTCCGTGGGCGTGGACTCCAAAGGCCGGGTCAATCCCGACGACGTGGCGAAAGCCATCACGGACGAGACCATCCTGGTGTCCGTGATGCACAGCAACAACGAGATCGGGACCTTTCAGCCCATTGAGGAGATATCGAAGATCACAAAGGAGAAAAAAATCCTTTTTCACTCCGACGCCGTGGATTCGGTGGGGGTGGTCCCGGTGGATGTTCAAAAGCTCGGGGTGGACCTGATGAGTTTCGCCTCAAATCCCTATTACGGCCCCGTGGGCGTGGGCGGGCTTTACGTCCGCCAGGGCGTGAGGGTCTGGCCCATTCTGGACGGGGGAATCCAGGAGAGGAACAAGCGGGCCGGAACGGAAAACATCATCGGCATCGTGGGCATGGGGGAGGCCGCGAGGCTGGCCCGGGAAAATATGGATGACAGGATCGCCCATATAAAGGGTTTGAGGGATCTGGTCATTGAGGAGCTTCCCAACCATATCGACAACTATTATATCAACGGCGACCCGGAAAACGGGCTGCCCAATCTGCTGTCCGTGGCCATCCGGTATATCGAGGGGGAAAGCATCGTGCTGATGCTGGATGACGACGGATACCGGGTCTCCACCCGGTCGGCGTGCGCCACGGGGTCCCTGCGGGCCTCCCATGTGCTGATGTCCATCGGTCTGGACCACGCCGACGCCCAGGGCGTCATTATGGTGACCCCGGGCATTGAAAACACCCGGGAGGACATTATGGGATTTTTGAAATCCCTGCAAGACATTGTGAAGTCCCTGCGGGATATCTCGCCGCTTTGCCGAAAAACCACCTGA
- the iscU gene encoding Iron-sulfur cluster assembly scaffold protein IscU 1, translated as MLYSKAVMDHFRNPRNVGVIEDADGVGEVGNPLCGDMMTLYLKIKDDVIDDIKFQTFGCGSAIAVSSMLTEMSRGKTIGEAKKITNKDVAKALEGLPKNKMHCSNLGADALHLAIQDYEDKKAGIERPKPKVELEEIDSKQCEQLLCPYCDASISDDISFCKACQSDLEEHH; from the coding sequence ATGTTGTATTCAAAAGCAGTGATGGATCACTTCAGGAATCCCAGGAACGTGGGCGTCATCGAGGACGCGGACGGCGTGGGAGAGGTGGGCAACCCCTTATGCGGGGATATGATGACCCTTTACCTGAAAATAAAAGACGACGTCATCGACGACATCAAGTTTCAGACATTCGGCTGTGGCTCGGCCATCGCCGTTTCCAGCATGCTCACGGAGATGTCCCGGGGCAAAACCATTGGGGAAGCCAAAAAGATCACCAACAAGGACGTGGCCAAGGCGCTGGAGGGCCTTCCCAAAAACAAGATGCACTGCTCCAATCTCGGGGCCGACGCGCTTCATCTGGCCATCCAGGACTATGAGGACAAAAAGGCCGGCATTGAGCGTCCCAAACCCAAGGTGGAGCTTGAGGAGATCGATTCCAAGCAGTGCGAGCAGCTGCTGTGCCCCTATTGCGACGCGTCGATCAGCGACGACATTTCCTTCTGCAAGGCGTGCCAGTCGGATCTTGAGGAACATCACTAA